A DNA window from Christiangramia salexigens contains the following coding sequences:
- a CDS encoding phosphoribosyltransferase family protein: MQKNHPILNHEQIKHKIRRIAYQIYESNIKEDEIVLAGISRKGFELAQKLEADLLEISPLKVLLCKVEIDKKNPLNEIKTSLDADTYQNKSVILVDDVLNSGTTLIYGVRHFLDVPLKQFKTAVLVDRNHKKYPVKADFKGISLSTSLSETVKVTFGKDNWRVELS, from the coding sequence ATGCAAAAAAATCATCCAATTTTAAACCACGAACAGATAAAACACAAGATCCGTCGTATTGCTTATCAGATCTATGAGAGCAACATTAAAGAAGATGAAATTGTACTGGCAGGAATTTCCCGAAAGGGCTTTGAACTTGCACAAAAACTTGAAGCAGATCTTTTAGAGATCTCCCCATTAAAGGTTTTGCTTTGCAAAGTTGAGATCGACAAGAAGAATCCGCTGAATGAGATCAAAACATCATTGGATGCAGATACCTATCAAAATAAATCTGTGATCCTTGTAGATGATGTTTTAAATTCCGGAACAACCCTTATTTATGGGGTTAGGCATTTCCTGGACGTACCCTTAAAACAATTTAAAACTGCTGTACTGGTTGATCGAAACCATAAAAAATATCCGGTAAAAGCCGATTTTAAAGGAATTTCTCTTTCAACATCTCTTAGTGAGACTGTAAAGGTCACCTTTGG
- a CDS encoding RNA-binding S4 domain-containing protein, translating into MRVDKFLWCVRYFKTRSIATNACKQGKVRLEDEILKPSKEVFPGDKLRVRKNQINYEIEVLDLPKSRVGAKLVNLYIHDVTPKEAFEKLDLLKYSKDYYRKKGTGRPTKKDRRDIDDWFENAGDKIEEKEVEPKKDE; encoded by the coding sequence ATGAGAGTTGATAAATTTTTATGGTGCGTTAGATATTTTAAAACCAGAAGTATTGCCACCAATGCCTGTAAGCAGGGTAAAGTAAGGCTGGAAGATGAAATTTTGAAGCCTTCTAAAGAGGTTTTTCCCGGGGATAAATTAAGGGTTAGAAAGAATCAGATAAATTACGAAATCGAGGTTTTGGACCTCCCAAAAAGCCGGGTTGGAGCAAAATTGGTGAATCTTTATATCCACGATGTCACTCCAAAAGAAGCCTTTGAAAAACTGGATCTTCTAAAGTATTCCAAAGACTATTACCGGAAAAAAGGAACCGGAAGACCTACTAAGAAGGACCGCCGCGATATTGACGATTGGTTTGAGAATGCTGGAGATAAAATCGAAGAAAAAGAGGTAGAGCCTAAAAAAGATGAATAA
- a CDS encoding SAM-dependent methyltransferase, which translates to MNKDFWSARYQEQRTGWDIGYISTPIKVYIDQLKDKDLKILIPGAGNSYEAEYLFDNGFKNVSIIDIAKEPLDNFRKRVPHFPDSQIIQADFFEHEGKYDLILEQTFFCAIPVMKRMDYAQKVTNLLLEKGRIAGLLFDFPLEASGPPFGGSKNEYLTYFSSCFEIDILETSYNSIKPRQGNELFFKFRKK; encoded by the coding sequence ATGAATAAAGACTTCTGGTCTGCACGATACCAAGAGCAACGCACCGGTTGGGATATAGGATATATCTCAACCCCAATTAAGGTATATATAGATCAATTAAAGGACAAGGATCTTAAAATCCTTATTCCCGGCGCCGGGAATTCATACGAAGCCGAGTATTTATTTGACAATGGCTTTAAGAATGTTAGTATTATAGATATTGCAAAGGAACCTCTCGACAATTTCAGAAAAAGAGTTCCTCATTTTCCTGATTCTCAAATAATCCAGGCAGATTTTTTTGAACATGAGGGTAAATATGATTTGATCCTGGAACAAACATTTTTCTGTGCAATTCCTGTTATGAAAAGAATGGATTACGCCCAGAAAGTTACTAATCTATTGCTTGAAAAGGGTCGCATCGCAGGTTTGTTATTCGATTTCCCTCTTGAAGCATCCGGGCCGCCATTTGGAGGAAGTAAAAATGAATATTTAACGTATTTTAGTTCCTGTTTTGAAATAGATATTCTGGAAACCAGCTATAATTCCATAAAACCCAGACAGGGTAATGAATTGTTTTTTAAATTCCGCAAAAAATAA